Within Vicia villosa cultivar HV-30 ecotype Madison, WI linkage group LG1, Vvil1.0, whole genome shotgun sequence, the genomic segment TTTTCACCACAAGCTTAATTTAATCTTGACTTAGTGCATTCATGTGACAGTAATATAAAGCCATATATAACTTAAATGGTTGTTCATTCCTTTGGTCTCacagaaattttgaattttgaaggcTACTTACTATACATAGATGGAGATGGAAGGGAGAGGGTTTTATAGTTCATACAAGAATTCAAGTGAGGAACTTTTCATGAAAACATTGATGGATAACCCTATTGGAGTGCCAATACCAACTATGGACAGCTTTCGCACTGACAGTGAAGAACTCTTCAAAAGATGGCTGACAAATGACCAAGGATACAGTTCATCAAGTAGAGGACTTCCTAGTAGACTATCACAACGGTGAGTATCATTTCACTACTATTTATACTTTAGGAATACTACTACttagaaatgtggttgggcctaacggCTTGTGGGTGAGGATTGTCCAGATAGCCTTTAGGCCCGATAGCGAAAACCAGATAGTAGGAGACTCATCTACACATTCCTTCAGGCTCGATACTAGATGGCCCGATGAATCTTAGATAGGTTTTGATACCATTttagaattagagtttgattTAAAAACTCCTCACGCACAGACATCTAAAGCTAAGAATAAATGATGGATGACCCGATAACAGAAACCTGATAAGAGGTGGTCCAACCGATCTTAGATGCTCTGATACCATCTTAGAAATGTGGTTGAGCTTGAAACCATATACTTTTGAACGTGGAACTCTTCAACACAAATTTATATACTCCGTTAATCTATTTCTTATTTTGacatttcttttattcttttgaacTGCAGGGTGTCATCTGAACTATCTAATTTGTCCAATCAGCAAAACATGTCTGCATTTTCTGAAGGGAGGATTATGCAAGATAATCCAAAAGCTAATGACtattcaactgttttcaatcaaTTTCCTATAGGGTAATTGTAGCAGGGTTCACAAAACCTGCTATATCTTTGTTGTCATTTCACTTATAACTAATAACTAGTTCAATGTTATTAATTTGGTTTTTGACAACTTTTTGCCAGAGAACCTATTGATGAATTTCTGCAATCTAGTAACCTGTTTCTTGCCAAGGTTTGTTTACATcgaactctttgttgaacctgaAGCTTACATTCAATAAAACTTTCACGACGATTTGGTTTTCGTTACTAATGCAGGCTTGGTTTCTTACCGATCAACGAATGACTAGAAGCCGGTCTTCTGAATTGAGGTATCAAAGATTTAGTTTATGGTTGATTGACAATGTTAAAATTTCAACAACTTATTTGTTAGTCTTTATTTGAAGGCAAAGGTATTCTGAAATGTACAATGGTCAAGTAGCACAAGGAATAGAATCTGTGCACATGTTGGCTACTCAAAATGGTGCCAACAGTACACAACaacaagaaatttcaaatttaaacgGTTTTGATCACCTTAATCAAAATGGCACATTCGCATCTCTGTCGAATTCGTCTTCATCAAGATTCCACACACATCAACTAAACGATAACACGGATAAAGTCTCTTCGTATGTAAACATGCTAAAAAATTCATTAGAATTTAAGCGACACGGTGACCATATAGAGAAACAAGAAGTGGAAGATAACTCAAATGGAATATTTAGTCTTCAACAAGATCCTTTCCTCCAAACTAGTTTTGGTGAAAGGAATGAAAATTGGAGTCACCAAAATCCTATATATGCTCAAGAAAACTCTACTATTCAAGTTAAGGATCATGAAGCCATGCAATTGCAAACACTTGAAGCATCCATAAACCTAATTGACTTGGATGGTTTGGTAAATCAAACAAATCCAATATATTTGAGCTCAGCTTCTCCAAGTGAATCTTCCGCTGCCGCACCGATAGTCTCCACCGGTTTAGATGGACGCGACGATCCATGCATATCAAGCCAAACTCTTTGCGAAAGCTCATGGAATAAAGTTGGAGGAAGTACAAGTTTCACAGAACATATGAAAAATAACCTAAAAGATGATAGAAAGGTATATACTAATCTTAAAAATGTATTTaactattttctttgtatttaacTATCTgtaacaattttttatattttggcTAAGTTCAATTTCTCTATGTGGCTAAATTATGCAGAAGAGAAGCCTAGAAAGATATGGATCTGTTACATCAGCTATTTCAGGTAGAGGaagttgaataaaaaaatttatatgcataagttttttgtttgtttgattatcaCAGTTTGATAGTGTCTCTATCACTAACCAATGGATTGGTTATGCAGAGGGCAAAGAGAATGCAACAAAAAAGCGTAGGGTGGAGCGTTCACGAAAGTATGTAATCATAGAAAAATATTCTATTCTTCTCTAAACATACATGGTCATCTAAAGTTTTTAGAGGTCATGTGTAAGTTAGTTATGATTCAACCGTGACAAATTTCGGATTTTGTGTAGTAGTCCGATTTAAACATTCTCAAAGACCACTCTGCAAACAATCTATTACACATTTTACAATGATTCTCAATAGTCAAGAAGATGTATGTCTTAATGACCTACTTGTAATGCAGAATGGCGGAGGCAAAGGAAAAGAACTTGATACCATCAATTCCACCAGATATGCAAGTTGTCTTGAAGAGATGTGAAGATCTTGAGAAGGAAATTCGATCACTAAAACTGAATTTATCCTTCATGAATAGGTAATACAAATTATGTCACATTAATTGACAACTaaacattttgaattttaatatagAATCTCTTGGAAGATTGTTTGCTATCCTCTCTTGATCAAGAATTTGTGTGTGTTAATCTTGATTTACTTGTTAAATATAAGACTTTATAATTAAGATATGGACTAAGATCATATACTATAAAATTTCAGGAAGGATTCTGAACAAACGAAGCTGATAGAGGATCTTCAGAAacaaaatgaagatttggctgaTGAAAAGGAGTGTCTTTGGAAGAGATTGAAAGAGCTACATTAGAAATTGGAAAagtctaatttatttatttttttaattttaaatatcatGTCATATTAATTTAACTTTTGTTTTCAAAGGTTTTATAATTGTGCAATTAGTTTCTCATCATTTTCTTCGAGTTCTAAATCCATATTTATCTATTATCTATATACAACGATTAAAGTGTATAATAAATGTAATTTGCCTCTATAAtcagttttaaattttaatataagcTTCATGAATCACAAATAATTATTAttcttaaaataataaagatataaTTTCAAACAAATCTTTAATTGTTCTACatatcttattaattaaaattgttaCCGTTAAAACTGAGGATAattctataattttttattcatatatttatttattttattttattatttacacCACTAATCAATTatgtgtttttattattaatttttatttcttataGATTAACCTCAATgctcaaattaaaatatttatcatCATATTCAATTTAATTCACATTTTAAAGACAATAttatcatattcaatttaattCACATTTTAAAGACAATAttatcatattcaatttaattCACATCTTAAAAGACGTTTATTAATGCAATATTTCTTAATTATAATCAATTTAAAGTAACTATAAATctataattcttttattttattatatattcttATTTAAAATAGTTGAAAATAAAAGTATTGTAATTTTAGTATAACATAAAATTGTCTAACATTATACAAATGGAGTAATATTGATTTTTACAAATCTAGTAAAGTTCTAGCTCTATTATTCATGAAGAAGACCCTATATAAACGCTGAAAGGGAATTCACGTCAAATAGGTGAACTCTCGTCTATACCAAGGACACATGTTCACACCCTTTGTCATATTTCTCAACGTTGATATCTAATCAAACTATTATTTACACAAGATGTCAGATCACACGTCAACAATTCTAATCACTCATACAATATAAAAATCAAACTGCGTTATTTCAAATATTCAATTCATTCTCACTCTCATATTACTTTTCAGGTCTATCTATTTTTCTTTGTATTAGAAATTTACTCCACCGTTTCATGATCCCATCACTAACAATTAACCATCAATTTgttaataaaaaagatcaaaaaatatttaaaagaatataaatttttatttgtttctgatttttattaatatatcttAAAATTTTAGCTCACTTAACTACTAATAAAATATGTTagtaaagaaaaagattattattaaaattgacatagctaattaacattttaaaaaatgtacataattttaaaaaacaatttaaaataggaggaa encodes:
- the LOC131609323 gene encoding protein CYCLOPS-like → MEGRGFYSSYKNSSEELFMKTLMDNPIGVPIPTMDSFRTDSEELFKRWLTNDQGYSSSSRGLPSRLSQRVSSELSNLSNQQNMSAFSEGRIMQDNPKANDYSTVFNQFPIGEPIDEFLQSSNLFLAKAWFLTDQRMTRSRSSELRQRYSEMYNGQVAQGIESVHMLATQNGANSTQQQEISNLNGFDHLNQNGTFASLSNSSSSRFHTHQLNDNTDKVSSYVNMLKNSLEFKRHGDHIEKQEVEDNSNGIFSLQQDPFLQTSFGERNENWSHQNPIYAQENSTIQVKDHEAMQLQTLEASINLIDLDGLVNQTNPIYLSSASPSESSAAAPIVSTGLDGRDDPCISSQTLCESSWNKVGGSTSFTEHMKNNLKDDRKKRSLERYGSVTSAISEGKENATKKRRVERSRKMAEAKEKNLIPSIPPDMQVVLKRCEDLEKEIRSLKLNLSFMNRKDSEQTKLIEDLQKQNEDLADEKECLWKRLKELH